A region from the Salicibibacter cibarius genome encodes:
- a CDS encoding DUF421 domain-containing protein: MTDVWTGAQDLPFYGFIVRALFVYIYIFLMVKVIGQRSMANIDPLDFIFGVVIGDILGESISSGDEDLTGPFAGAAMIAFLHWLLSYAGLKFPRFRRVIEDEPFIIIEKGQILDHMLKKCSITMEQLLMELRLNDAADLKEIDYAVLEPNGQISVIKRSPFHAATAKDVGLSPQNKGYPKVIISDGRVITHNMKKIMTRQELENGLIDHGYNAVEDVFLMTVNEAGEWYVTPRLRV; the protein is encoded by the coding sequence ATTACAGACGTATGGACAGGGGCGCAAGATTTACCGTTTTATGGTTTTATCGTTCGCGCGCTGTTTGTTTATATATACATATTTTTGATGGTGAAGGTGATCGGGCAACGTTCGATGGCCAATATTGACCCGTTGGACTTTATTTTCGGTGTGGTGATTGGGGATATTTTAGGAGAATCAATTTCTAGCGGTGATGAAGATCTAACCGGTCCTTTTGCCGGAGCTGCCATGATTGCTTTTTTGCATTGGCTTCTTTCATATGCCGGGCTTAAATTTCCCCGTTTCAGAAGAGTGATTGAAGATGAACCGTTCATTATTATTGAAAAAGGGCAGATCCTTGACCATATGCTCAAAAAGTGCAGCATCACCATGGAACAATTATTAATGGAACTCAGGTTGAATGATGCTGCTGATTTGAAGGAAATTGATTACGCGGTGTTGGAACCGAACGGCCAAATTAGCGTGATTAAAAGAAGTCCGTTTCATGCGGCAACTGCGAAAGACGTGGGATTGAGCCCGCAAAACAAAGGATATCCAAAAGTCATTATTAGCGATGGAAGAGTGATTACGCATAACATGAAGAAAATCATGACCCGACAAGAGCTCGAAAACGGGTTGATTGACCATGGCTATAATGCCGTCGAGGATGTTTTCCTGATGACGGTGAATGAGGCTGGTGAATGGTATGTGACCCCTCGGTTACGCGTATAA
- the acnA gene encoding aconitate hydratase AcnA, whose protein sequence is MGETKDMYQAKKTLNVGNETYYYYDLAALEKAGIGDINKLPYSIKVLLESLLRQQDGKVIASEHVESLANWGTKDGGTEDVPFKPSRVILQDFTGVPAVVDLASLRKAMEDVGGDPSSIDPAIPADLVVDHSVQVDQFGTSDSLMRNMNLEFERNEERYKLLSWATQAFDNYSAVPPATGIVHQVNLEYLANVVHAKENDQGEKIAYPDTLVGTDSHTTMINGLGVLGWGVGGIEAEAGMLEQPSYFPAPEVVGVKLEGSLPDGATATDLALKVTQLLRSKNVVGKFVEFFGPGLKTMSLADRATISNMAPEYGATCGFFPVDEEALNYMRLTGRSEEQIALVRAYCQANGLFYSEDAIEPNYSEVVPLNLDSIEPALAGPKRPQDLIELNDMQQSFKEAVTGPEGNQGFGLDAAELDKEVEVTHPNGETSTIPTGAVTIAAITSCTNTSNPSVMIGAGLMAKKAVEKGLDVPAYVKTSLAPGSKVVTRYLEDSGLMPFLDELGFNLVGYGCTTCIGNTGPLPDEVEQAIADNDLLVSSVLSGNRNFEGRIHPLVRANYLASPPLVVAYALAGTVNVDLRKDSFGKDKDGNDVFFKDLWPSTSEVQTFIQENVSPELFKEEYSSVFDNNERWNALQSSDDATLYDWDEASTYIQNPPFFENMSKDPQAIETLSGMRAIGKFGDSVTTDHISPAGSIAKDSPAGQYLQSKGLKPAQFNSYGSRRGNHEVMMRGTFANIRIRNKLAPGTEGGFTTHWPSGEVMPIYDAAMEYKKDNTGLVVLAGDDYGMGSSRDWAAKGTTLLGIQTVIAKSFERIHRSNLALMGVLPLQFKEGEGADELGLTGEETFRVDIDENVNPRQLVTVTAEDNDGNIKTFEAVVRFDSDVEVDYYRHGGILPMVLRDKLAAETKA, encoded by the coding sequence ATGGGAGAAACCAAAGACATGTATCAGGCGAAGAAAACGCTGAATGTAGGAAATGAAACCTACTATTATTATGACCTCGCCGCTTTGGAAAAAGCGGGTATCGGCGACATTAACAAGTTGCCTTATTCAATTAAAGTATTATTGGAATCGTTACTGAGACAACAAGACGGCAAAGTGATTGCTTCGGAGCACGTGGAAAGCCTTGCCAACTGGGGAACAAAGGATGGCGGAACCGAAGATGTGCCGTTTAAACCATCCCGCGTTATTCTACAGGATTTCACAGGAGTTCCCGCGGTTGTGGACCTTGCTTCGCTTCGAAAAGCGATGGAGGACGTTGGCGGCGACCCGTCTTCGATCGATCCGGCGATACCGGCAGATCTCGTCGTCGACCACTCCGTGCAAGTGGATCAGTTCGGGACAAGCGATTCACTGATGCGGAATATGAACCTCGAATTTGAGCGGAATGAAGAACGTTACAAGCTTTTGAGCTGGGCAACGCAAGCGTTTGACAATTACAGCGCTGTACCGCCGGCAACCGGCATCGTTCACCAAGTGAACTTGGAATACTTGGCGAATGTTGTGCATGCAAAAGAAAATGATCAAGGGGAGAAGATTGCCTATCCGGATACGCTCGTCGGCACGGACTCCCATACGACAATGATTAACGGCCTCGGTGTCCTTGGCTGGGGTGTTGGCGGAATCGAAGCGGAAGCAGGCATGTTGGAACAACCGTCTTACTTCCCGGCGCCCGAAGTGGTCGGCGTGAAGCTTGAAGGCAGCCTTCCGGATGGCGCGACCGCAACGGATTTGGCCCTGAAAGTCACTCAGCTGTTGCGTTCGAAAAACGTCGTCGGCAAGTTCGTCGAATTTTTTGGTCCCGGGTTGAAGACCATGTCCCTCGCTGACCGTGCCACGATCTCCAACATGGCACCGGAATACGGCGCAACGTGCGGATTTTTCCCGGTTGATGAGGAAGCTTTGAACTACATGCGTCTGACCGGACGAAGCGAAGAGCAAATTGCGCTCGTGAGAGCTTATTGCCAGGCGAATGGACTGTTTTACAGCGAGGATGCCATTGAGCCGAACTATTCGGAAGTTGTTCCTTTGAATTTGGACAGCATTGAACCGGCATTGGCCGGTCCGAAACGGCCGCAGGATTTGATTGAACTTAATGATATGCAGCAATCGTTCAAAGAAGCCGTCACCGGTCCGGAAGGCAATCAAGGTTTTGGACTTGACGCGGCTGAATTGGACAAAGAAGTGGAAGTTACGCATCCGAATGGCGAAACGTCCACGATTCCGACCGGAGCCGTAACAATCGCGGCGATCACGAGCTGTACGAACACGTCCAATCCTTCCGTCATGATCGGTGCAGGATTAATGGCCAAAAAAGCGGTTGAGAAAGGACTGGATGTTCCGGCATATGTGAAAACATCCCTCGCTCCCGGATCGAAAGTTGTCACCCGCTATCTTGAAGACTCAGGGTTAATGCCGTTTTTGGACGAACTCGGTTTCAACCTCGTCGGATATGGGTGTACGACGTGCATCGGCAATACCGGACCGCTGCCGGATGAAGTGGAGCAAGCGATCGCGGACAATGATTTGCTCGTTTCCTCGGTGCTGAGCGGTAACCGTAACTTTGAAGGCAGAATTCACCCGCTCGTGCGTGCGAATTACTTGGCTTCCCCGCCGCTCGTCGTTGCCTATGCGCTCGCGGGAACCGTTAATGTCGATCTTCGCAAAGATTCGTTCGGGAAAGACAAAGACGGAAATGACGTCTTTTTCAAAGACTTATGGCCAAGCACGTCTGAAGTGCAAACGTTCATTCAGGAGAACGTTTCCCCTGAACTCTTTAAAGAGGAGTACAGCAGTGTATTTGACAATAATGAACGCTGGAACGCGTTACAATCATCGGATGATGCTACCCTGTATGATTGGGATGAGGCGTCCACCTACATCCAGAATCCTCCGTTCTTTGAAAATATGTCCAAAGATCCGCAGGCGATTGAAACGTTAAGCGGCATGCGGGCCATTGGCAAGTTCGGCGATTCGGTAACAACCGACCATATTTCTCCGGCAGGTTCGATTGCAAAAGACAGCCCGGCAGGACAGTATTTGCAATCAAAAGGATTAAAGCCGGCGCAGTTTAACTCTTACGGCTCCCGTCGTGGAAATCATGAAGTGATGATGCGGGGAACGTTCGCGAACATTCGCATTCGCAACAAGTTAGCACCCGGAACAGAAGGCGGCTTTACGACGCACTGGCCGAGCGGTGAAGTTATGCCCATCTATGATGCGGCGATGGAATATAAAAAAGATAACACCGGACTCGTCGTGCTTGCAGGTGACGATTACGGGATGGGAAGTTCCCGTGACTGGGCAGCCAAAGGAACGACGCTTCTGGGCATTCAAACGGTCATCGCTAAAAGCTTTGAACGGATTCACCGTAGCAACCTTGCGCTTATGGGCGTTTTGCCCCTTCAATTTAAAGAGGGCGAAGGCGCCGACGAGTTAGGTTTAACAGGTGAAGAAACGTTCCGGGTAGACATCGACGAAAATGTCAACCCGCGGCAACTCGTCACCGTTACAGCAGAAGACAACGATGGAAACATAAAAACATTCGAAGCCGTCGTTCGCTTCGACAGCGACGTGGAAGTTGACTATTATCGTCACGGCGGAATCTTGCCAATGGTTCTTCGCGATAAACTGGCGGCAGAAACAAAAGCATAA
- the metA gene encoding homoserine O-acetyltransferase MetA — protein sequence MPIKIPNELPAKDVLQQENIFVMNERRAYTQDIRPLHIVILNLMPLKETTETQLLRLLGNSPLQVEITFLHPSTHRSKNTSSEHLEAFYKRFADVKDQYFDGMIITGAPIERLSFEDVDYWNELVEMLEWSKTNVTSTLHICWGAQAALYYHYQIPKVELPHKQFGVYKHEIKTMNSPLLRGFDDQFYVPHSRYTTTKNEDIEAEDELVVLAESEDAGVYLIADLKGSKVFVTGHAEYEATTLRDEYQRDRERGLDTQAPTGYFPSENPDNDPLLLWRAHSHLLFSNWLNYYVYQETPYELR from the coding sequence ATGCCAATTAAAATTCCGAATGAATTGCCGGCAAAAGATGTACTGCAACAAGAGAATATATTTGTCATGAATGAGAGACGGGCGTATACGCAAGACATCCGTCCGTTGCATATCGTTATCTTGAATTTAATGCCGTTGAAAGAAACGACGGAAACCCAACTTTTACGATTGTTGGGAAATTCCCCCTTGCAAGTGGAGATTACGTTTCTGCATCCGAGCACACACCGGTCAAAAAATACGTCCTCGGAGCATTTGGAAGCTTTTTATAAAAGGTTTGCAGACGTTAAAGATCAGTATTTTGACGGGATGATTATCACCGGAGCGCCGATTGAACGATTATCCTTCGAGGATGTGGACTACTGGAATGAATTAGTTGAAATGTTGGAATGGAGCAAAACCAACGTCACTTCCACATTGCATATCTGTTGGGGAGCACAAGCGGCCCTGTACTACCATTATCAAATACCGAAGGTTGAATTGCCCCATAAACAATTCGGCGTTTACAAACATGAGATTAAAACGATGAACAGTCCGCTTTTGCGAGGATTTGACGATCAATTTTACGTTCCGCATTCACGATATACGACGACGAAAAATGAGGATATTGAAGCGGAAGATGAATTGGTTGTCCTTGCTGAGTCTGAAGACGCGGGCGTATACTTGATCGCCGATTTGAAAGGGAGCAAGGTGTTTGTCACCGGGCACGCGGAATATGAGGCGACAACATTGCGGGATGAGTATCAACGTGACCGAGAACGGGGACTCGATACACAGGCACCGACCGGTTATTTTCCGAGCGAGAATCCGGACAACGATCCGTTACTCCTTTGGAGAGCCCATTCCCATTTGCTCTTTTCCAATTGGTTAAACTATTACGTCTATCAAGAAACACCTTATGAACTACGTTGA
- a CDS encoding acyl-CoA thioesterase, protein MKIASTHIQVRYAETDQMGIVHHSQYLIWCEIGRTELINDLGFSYAKLEESGVLAPVTEANLSYKTAVRYGETVRVETWIEDYDGIRAVYGYAIYNEDNELCVSGTTTHVIVDRERFRPRSMKKHLPEWHDVYEREKKQKKESE, encoded by the coding sequence TTGAAAATAGCGTCCACCCACATACAAGTTCGGTATGCGGAAACAGATCAAATGGGGATTGTACACCATTCCCAGTATTTAATATGGTGCGAGATAGGCCGAACCGAACTTATCAACGATTTGGGTTTTTCCTATGCAAAACTGGAAGAGAGCGGTGTACTTGCTCCGGTAACAGAAGCAAACTTGTCTTATAAAACAGCGGTACGATATGGGGAAACCGTCCGTGTAGAGACATGGATTGAGGATTACGATGGAATACGGGCGGTGTACGGTTACGCCATTTATAATGAAGATAACGAATTATGCGTAAGTGGGACGACGACCCATGTGATCGTCGACCGTGAGCGTTTTCGCCCCCGTTCCATGAAAAAACACTTGCCGGAATGGCACGACGTATATGAACGTGAAAAGAAACAAAAAAAAGAAAGTGAATAA
- a CDS encoding quaternary amine ABC transporter ATP-binding protein has product MAKIKVENLTKVFGKRPERAISLLKENKSKGEILEETGLTVGVNKASFDVQDGEVFVIMGLSGSGKSTLVRLLNRLIEPTSGAVYLNDDNLAEMNEKKLRTIRRRDMSMVFQKFGLFPFRTIQSNVEYGLEVQGFEREERSKKAGDALRLVGLEGYENMYPEELSGGMQQRVGLARALANDPEILLMDEAFSALDPLIRKDMQDELMDLQENMKKTIIFITHDLDEALRIGDRITIMKDGAIVQIGTPEEILTNPADEYVEKFVEDVDRSKVFTAQNVMTRPETVQPEREGPRVALQRMRNSGISSIYAIKRDRELIGIVHADELSQLVDKGVDDFKGVIHNDVLRVELETPVTEVIDLIKNSKVPAAVVQDGKLRGIIVRSSVLGALAGGEVNVNGSISEPSSS; this is encoded by the coding sequence TTGGCGAAAATCAAGGTTGAGAATTTGACCAAGGTATTTGGGAAAAGGCCGGAACGGGCCATCTCTCTTTTGAAAGAAAACAAGTCGAAAGGAGAAATTCTCGAAGAAACAGGCCTTACCGTCGGTGTAAACAAAGCATCATTTGACGTTCAAGATGGTGAAGTGTTTGTGATTATGGGCTTGTCGGGGAGCGGAAAATCAACGCTCGTGCGTTTGCTCAACCGTTTGATCGAACCGACATCAGGTGCTGTCTACTTAAATGATGACAACTTGGCGGAAATGAACGAAAAAAAATTGCGGACGATTCGCCGCCGGGACATGAGCATGGTGTTTCAGAAATTTGGCCTCTTCCCTTTTCGAACGATTCAAAGCAATGTGGAGTATGGGTTGGAAGTACAGGGATTTGAACGGGAGGAAAGAAGTAAAAAAGCGGGTGATGCCCTGAGGCTCGTTGGCTTGGAAGGGTATGAAAACATGTATCCCGAAGAATTATCGGGCGGGATGCAACAACGTGTAGGACTTGCCCGCGCCCTGGCCAATGATCCGGAAATTCTTCTTATGGATGAAGCATTTTCGGCACTCGATCCTTTAATCCGAAAAGACATGCAAGATGAACTGATGGATTTGCAGGAAAACATGAAGAAAACGATTATATTTATCACGCACGATTTGGATGAAGCACTCAGGATTGGAGATCGGATTACGATTATGAAAGACGGAGCCATCGTACAAATCGGAACTCCGGAAGAAATTCTTACGAATCCGGCCGATGAGTACGTTGAGAAATTCGTAGAAGATGTAGACCGTTCAAAAGTATTCACGGCACAAAATGTCATGACGAGACCTGAAACCGTCCAGCCGGAACGGGAAGGCCCGCGCGTCGCTTTGCAGCGCATGCGCAATTCAGGCATCTCAAGCATTTATGCCATTAAACGCGACCGGGAACTGATAGGGATTGTCCACGCGGACGAATTATCCCAACTCGTGGATAAAGGAGTCGATGATTTCAAGGGTGTTATCCACAATGATGTGCTGAGAGTAGAACTTGAAACGCCCGTTACCGAAGTGATCGATCTTATCAAAAACAGCAAAGTGCCCGCGGCCGTTGTCCAAGACGGAAAACTTCGCGGTATTATCGTGCGAAGCTCAGTGCTCGGTGCGCTAGCAGGAGGAGAGGTGAATGTCAATGGATCTATTTCCGAGCCTTCCTCTAGCTGA
- the nadE gene encoding ammonia-dependent NAD(+) synthetase, whose translation MQQEAIIRALGVQPTIVPEEEYRRRKGFLKSYAKHARANGFVLGISGGQDSTLLGKMAQEAVEELREEENEHYQFIALRLPHGAQQDEDDANKALAFIQPDRAETINIQPAVDASANSFAQAFDEELSDFHKGNTKARERMKVQYDVAAAFGLLVIGTDHAAEAITGYFTKHGDGACDIVPLSGLNKRQGKALLRMLDAPASTYMKTPTADLLDDQPGLSDEEALGLTYNEIDDFLEGKTVNKKIENELIHYYRVTEHKRRTPVSPQDEWWEII comes from the coding sequence ATGCAACAGGAAGCGATTATTCGTGCTTTAGGTGTCCAACCAACAATTGTCCCCGAAGAAGAATACCGAAGACGGAAAGGGTTTTTAAAGTCCTACGCCAAACACGCACGGGCAAATGGTTTCGTGCTTGGCATATCCGGTGGGCAAGATTCTACATTACTGGGAAAGATGGCACAGGAAGCAGTCGAAGAACTTCGCGAAGAAGAAAACGAACATTATCAGTTTATTGCCCTGCGCCTCCCCCACGGGGCACAACAAGATGAAGATGATGCAAACAAAGCGCTCGCGTTTATTCAACCGGATCGCGCGGAAACGATTAATATCCAACCGGCGGTTGACGCCTCCGCAAATAGCTTTGCGCAAGCGTTTGACGAGGAGCTTAGCGATTTTCACAAAGGGAATACAAAAGCCCGGGAGCGTATGAAGGTCCAATATGATGTGGCAGCCGCATTCGGGCTGCTCGTCATCGGAACAGATCATGCCGCGGAAGCGATTACCGGTTATTTTACCAAGCATGGGGATGGCGCTTGTGATATCGTCCCTTTATCCGGATTGAATAAACGACAAGGCAAAGCGCTGTTACGAATGTTGGACGCGCCGGCATCCACCTATATGAAAACTCCGACGGCCGACTTGTTAGATGATCAGCCCGGACTTTCAGACGAAGAAGCCTTAGGATTGACATATAATGAAATTGATGATTTTCTGGAAGGAAAAACCGTTAACAAAAAGATAGAGAATGAACTGATTCATTATTATCGGGTAACCGAACATAAACGACGCACACCTGTAAGCCCTCAAGATGAGTGGTGGGAAATTATATAA
- a CDS encoding FbpB family small basic protein codes for MRRVKNVRFIDLLRDNREAILNDREAMNRIEERLDAKRK; via the coding sequence ATGCGAAGAGTCAAAAATGTTCGCTTTATCGATTTGTTAAGGGACAATCGCGAAGCGATTCTTAATGATCGGGAAGCGATGAATCGAATTGAAGAACGCTTGGATGCCAAAAGAAAATAA
- a CDS encoding CcdC family protein, with protein MGNITETTFIFILTTIGAAVMGTFAIIVRMKAIKKPATVKKIIIPPLMMSTGFLMFLYEPTHLPIERIVAPLVVGAAASYLLIRTSRFEIHNGDIYMKRSKLFIFLLMGLLLVRVIIKLIIGEQIILPQLAGMFFLLAYGMILPWRIAMLFMFKKKQQEINDPIMDMPMRERT; from the coding sequence GTGGGCAACATAACAGAGACAACATTCATCTTTATACTTACAACAATCGGCGCGGCGGTGATGGGGACGTTCGCCATCATTGTGCGTATGAAAGCTATAAAAAAACCGGCGACTGTGAAAAAAATCATTATCCCGCCACTCATGATGAGCACGGGTTTTTTGATGTTTTTATACGAACCTACGCACCTTCCCATTGAACGTATTGTTGCGCCACTAGTGGTCGGTGCCGCCGCTTCTTATTTGCTGATTCGCACGTCGCGCTTTGAAATACACAATGGCGATATCTATATGAAAAGATCCAAATTGTTTATTTTTTTATTGATGGGATTGCTCCTCGTGCGGGTGATCATCAAACTCATCATCGGGGAACAAATTATTCTCCCTCAACTGGCAGGCATGTTTTTCCTGCTTGCATACGGGATGATCCTGCCGTGGCGCATCGCGATGCTTTTTATGTTCAAAAAGAAACAACAAGAAATCAATGACCCGATCATGGACATGCCCATGAGAGAAAGAACGTGA
- a CDS encoding SurA N-terminal domain-containing protein, producing the protein MKRVLVTGGLSFLLAIGLAACNGDDEENGEAEDTENGEEEGEEQASDALPEEEMEMPEPDIDLDDVPDPVAEVNEESIDRDEFEEIYTMQVEQIAQTQMMDITEDEEQDQEFREEIANELARQELLLQEAGERGIEVSDEDLDEAIEEMAEEMGQDTEEFFEVMEEQGMSEDEVHNILEEDLRIEQLIEDEFGEVEVSDEELEELYEEQIAMMEEQMGDEMEEDPPELDEMEDQLRDQAEQMENQENREALTNDLEEDANIEIHV; encoded by the coding sequence GTGAAAAGAGTATTAGTAACTGGTGGATTGTCGTTTCTTCTCGCGATTGGACTGGCTGCATGCAACGGCGATGACGAAGAAAACGGAGAAGCAGAAGATACAGAGAACGGAGAAGAGGAGGGCGAGGAACAAGCCAGTGACGCGCTTCCGGAGGAAGAAATGGAAATGCCGGAGCCGGACATTGACTTGGATGACGTCCCTGACCCCGTTGCTGAAGTAAATGAAGAAAGCATCGACAGAGATGAATTTGAAGAGATCTATACGATGCAAGTGGAACAGATCGCGCAAACCCAGATGATGGATATTACCGAGGATGAGGAACAAGACCAAGAATTTCGCGAGGAAATTGCTAATGAACTTGCAAGACAGGAACTGCTTCTTCAAGAAGCGGGTGAGCGCGGAATCGAAGTAAGCGACGAGGACTTGGATGAAGCGATCGAAGAAATGGCCGAAGAAATGGGCCAAGACACAGAAGAATTCTTTGAAGTGATGGAAGAACAGGGCATGTCGGAAGACGAAGTTCATAACATTTTGGAGGAAGATCTTCGCATCGAACAATTAATTGAAGATGAGTTCGGAGAAGTTGAAGTTAGCGATGAAGAATTAGAAGAACTTTATGAAGAGCAAATCGCTATGATGGAAGAACAAATGGGCGATGAAATGGAAGAAGATCCGCCGGAGCTCGATGAAATGGAAGATCAACTCCGGGATCAGGCAGAACAAATGGAAAATCAAGAAAATCGTGAAGCGCTAACGAATGACTTGGAAGAAGACGCGAACATTGAAATACACGTCTAG
- a CDS encoding YppG family protein, which translates to MIHHSQQRPRPPHYEEPYMYPPRPYPPSLPPISGQPYGSPGAPAYGNAGKKPRPPAVSGIMTGFTNENGQLDVQKTMATIDTAVKTYQQVSPMIKQLSSIFLYRN; encoded by the coding sequence ATGATCCATCATTCTCAGCAGCGGCCACGGCCGCCTCATTATGAAGAGCCTTACATGTATCCACCACGCCCTTATCCGCCTTCGTTGCCGCCGATTTCCGGGCAACCTTATGGCAGTCCCGGGGCGCCCGCCTATGGAAATGCGGGGAAAAAACCGAGACCGCCGGCTGTCTCCGGAATTATGACCGGATTTACGAATGAAAATGGCCAATTAGATGTTCAGAAAACAATGGCAACAATCGATACGGCAGTAAAAACGTACCAACAAGTTTCACCGATGATTAAACAGCTCTCGTCCATTTTCCTATACCGAAATTAA
- a CDS encoding DUF2621 family protein yields MWLIVLWSVFMIVFMFIGGFFMFRKFLKRLPKEDGHSILDWQDYYLEKTRHLWTREQSDLLEELVSPVPELFRDIAREKIAGKIGELALNEHAKQMNEDLIIRGYILATPKRDHKFLRKKLDEKEMDYSQYEQLF; encoded by the coding sequence ATGTGGTTGATTGTCCTTTGGTCTGTGTTCATGATTGTGTTCATGTTTATCGGCGGTTTTTTTATGTTTCGGAAATTCCTAAAGCGTCTTCCGAAAGAAGATGGGCACTCCATCCTCGATTGGCAAGACTACTACCTTGAAAAAACCCGCCATCTTTGGACACGCGAGCAAAGCGATTTACTGGAAGAACTCGTCTCGCCCGTTCCTGAATTGTTCAGGGACATTGCCCGTGAAAAAATCGCGGGAAAGATCGGAGAGCTTGCGTTAAATGAACACGCAAAACAAATGAACGAAGACTTGATTATCCGCGGTTATATTTTGGCAACCCCGAAACGTGACCATAAATTTTTGCGAAAAAAACTGGATGAAAAAGAGATGGATTACAGCCAATATGAACAGCTATTCTAA
- a CDS encoding alpha/beta fold hydrolase — translation MNYVDRYPVRPEDMNVQHYPEAGNASPPRLFVLIHGFMSSAYSYQALIPELRLYGEVVTFDLPGFGKSKKTLRYRYSYAQYALTVNAIIKLYVTEQTEVIPVGHSMGGQIALRLPKIMPRLPKKIVLLASSGGIARLPFWLRAATYLPFFSTWLRRYIRKHDVSNILHEVIFDSSIVTDKHVSAYEEPLREKAMYQALTKFIRHREGDLTKTELAEIHVPVLLLWGEADSIVPLKVGEKLVGALPCATLSTYPEIGHLLPEEMPKETAKAIRSFAES, via the coding sequence ATGAACTACGTTGACCGCTATCCGGTTCGCCCGGAAGATATGAACGTTCAACATTATCCTGAGGCCGGAAACGCCTCACCCCCGCGATTGTTCGTATTGATTCATGGATTCATGTCATCCGCATATAGCTATCAGGCCCTCATTCCCGAATTGCGCCTTTACGGCGAGGTTGTCACCTTCGACCTTCCCGGTTTTGGAAAAAGCAAGAAAACATTGCGATACCGCTATTCGTACGCACAATATGCATTAACGGTAAATGCCATTATAAAGCTCTATGTGACCGAACAAACCGAAGTGATTCCGGTCGGCCACTCGATGGGAGGACAAATCGCCCTCCGTTTGCCAAAAATAATGCCCCGTCTGCCGAAAAAGATTGTGTTGCTCGCAAGCTCCGGAGGCATCGCCCGTCTCCCTTTTTGGTTGCGGGCAGCAACATACCTCCCGTTCTTTTCAACTTGGCTGAGGCGCTATATACGCAAACACGACGTAAGCAATATTTTGCATGAAGTCATCTTTGATTCGTCCATCGTCACAGACAAACACGTATCCGCTTATGAAGAACCATTACGGGAAAAAGCGATGTATCAAGCGTTAACTAAATTTATCCGCCACCGCGAAGGTGATTTAACAAAAACGGAGCTTGCGGAAATTCACGTGCCGGTTCTTTTGCTGTGGGGAGAAGCGGACAGCATCGTACCTTTGAAAGTGGGAGAAAAGCTCGTGGGTGCTTTGCCATGCGCGACACTTTCTACTTATCCGGAAATTGGCCATCTTCTTCCGGAAGAAATGCCGAAGGAAACAGCAAAAGCGATTCGATCGTTCGCAGAATCTTAA